The following is a genomic window from Pseudomonas lurida.
TTGTGGGCGTGCGCCGACAGGCCCACGCGCTCCAGCAGTTGCAGGCCCTTCTTGGTGGCTTCTTCCTTGCTGCGGCCAAGTACCTTGATCTGCGCGATGGTCAGGTTTTCGGTGATGGTCAGGTGCGGGAACAGCTCGAAGTGCTGGAACACCATGCCCACGCGTGAACGCAATTTCGGCAGGTCTGTCTTCGGGTCGGCAATCGAGGTGCCGTCCACGACAACGTCGCCTTTCTGGAACGGTTCCAGCGCGTTGACGCACTTGATCAGGGTGGACTTACCCGAGCCAGACGGCCCGCACACCACGATCACTTCGCCTTTCTTAACCTCGGTGCTGCAATCGGTCAGCACCTGGAAGTCGCCATACCACTTGTTGATGTTCTTGATAGAGATCATACGGCAAACCTTTTTTGCAGACGCTTGACCAGCAGCGAGGCGGAAAAGCTGATGATGAAGTAGACGACACCGGCAAAGATCAGGAACTCATTGGAGCGGCCGATGATGTCGCCGTTCGAGCGGGCGGAGTTGAGGAAGTCCACCAGACCCACGGTGTAGACCAGCGAGGTGTCCTGGAACAGGATGATCGACTGTTGCAGCAGCAACGGGGTCATCTTGCGGAACGCCTGGGGCAGGATGATCAGGCGCATGGTCTGGCTGTAGGTCATGCCCATTGCCTGTGCCGCCGCCATCTGGCCCTTGGGGATCGACTGCACGCCGGCCCGCACGATTTCACAGAAGTACGCGGCTTCGAACATCATGAAGGCCACGACGCAGGAAGTGAACGCGCCGATCGGGGTGTCTTCGCCGGTGATCCAGCGCAATACGAACGGCACCGCCAGGTAGAACCAGGTGATCACCAGCAGCAGCGGGATCGAGCGGAAGTAGTTCACATAGGCGCCAGCCACACGTGACAGCAGTTTGCTGGAGGACAGGCGCATCAGCGCCAGGATCGTACCCAGCACGATACCGCCGACCACGCCCATGACCATCAACTGCAGGGTCATGACCATGCCGTTCCACAGGCCCGGGATGGCGGGGATGATGCCGCTGAAATCGAATTCCATTATTTACCCCCCACGGAGATCAGGCCGGGCACCGCGACTTTCTTCTCGACCACGCGCATCAGCAGCATCAGGCTCATGTTCAGGGTGAAGTAGATCAGCGTGGCCAGGGTGAAGGCTTCAAACAGGTTGGCCGAGAACTCGGCGGTCTGTTTGGTTTGCGCCAGCAGTTCCATCAGGCCGATCAAGGACGCCACGGAGGAGTTCTTGAAGACGTTGAGGAATTCCGAGGTGAGCGGCGGAATGATGATCCGGTAGGCCTGGGGCAGCAGCACGTTCCAGTAGATCTGCGGCAGCTTGAAGCCCATGGCGCGCGCGGCGGATTCCTGGCCACGTGGCAGCGCCTGGATGCCGGTACGCACTTGCTCACAGACACGGGCGGCGGTGAACAGGCCGAGGCACACCACAACGCTCAGGTAGGCCGAGGTGGTCGGGTTGAGGTCTTGTTTGTACCAGTCCTGCAGGTTCTGCGGCAGCATATCGGGTACCAGGAAGTACCAGATAAACAGCTGAACCAGCAGCGGCACGTTACGAAACAGTTCCACGTAGCAGGTCGCGATGCCCGATACGATGCGGTTTGGCACGGTGCGCATGACGCCCAGAATGGACCCCAGCAGCAAGGCGATAATCCATGCCACGACAGCGATGGCGATGGTCCAGCCCAAGCCAGCGATGTACCAGTCGAGATAAGTCTCGCTGCCCACGCCAGTGGACTTGAAGAACACGCTCCAGTCCCAGTTGTAATTCATTAGGGTCTCCCCTCGAGATCGATCGATGTACAAGCACCCGCTTGGGGAAAATCCATTCCCGCCTGGCGATGAACGCCAGGCACACGCGATCGGCTCGAAAACCGCCCGGTCGAGTGTTCCAAAGTAAAGCCAGCAGGTAGTAACAGACGCCTGAGGGAGGGTTGGCTCCCTCAGGAGATAAGCTTAGTCAGGTATCAGATTTTTACGTCAGGTGCTGGTTTGTCGCTTGGGTTAGCGATCAGCTCCTTAACCTTGTCGCTCATCGGGAAGTTCAGGTTCAGGCCTTTTGGTGGGATCGGGCTCTCGAACCACTTGCTGTAGATCTTGTTGATTTCGCCGGATTTGTACAGGGCAACAATGGCGTCATCGACCGCTTTCTTGAAGGCTGGATCGTCTTTACGAACCATGCAAGCGTAGGCTTCGAAGGATTGCGGGGTACCGGTGATGACCCAGTCGTCCGGCTTCTTGGCCTTGGCTTCTTCGCCGGCCAACAAGGCGTCGTCCATCATGAAGGCAACGGCGCGGCCGCTTTCCAGCATCTGGAAGGATTCGCCGTGGTCTTTGGCGGAGATCACGTTCATGCTCATCTGCTTGTCGGCGTTCATCGCTTTGATGATGCGCTCGGACGTGGTGCCGGCGGTGGTCACGACGTTCTTGCCTTTCAGGTCGGCGAAGTCGGCGTAGCTCGGCTTGCCATCCTTGTCTTTCTTGACCAGCAGGCGGGTGCCGATTTCGAAGATGTTGACGGTGAAATCAACTTGCTGGGCGCGTTCGGCGTTGTTGGTGGTGGAGCCGCACTCGAGGTCCGCGGTGCCGTTCTGGATCAGCGGAATACGGGTTTGCGAAGTGACCAGGTTGTACTTGGCCTTCAGGTCGGGTTTGTTCAGGTCTTTTTTCAGTTGCTCGACAACGGCCAACTGAATGTCGTGGGAATAGCCCACTGGCTTGCCCGAACCATCCGCGATGTAGGAGAACGGAATGGAGCTGTCGCGGTGAGCGAGAGTGATGGTGCCGGAGTCGTTGATCTTCTTCAGCGTGCCGGTGAGTTCAGCGGCGAACACTGGAGTGCTGATCAGAGCAGCAGCGATAGCTGCGCCCAGAATATGGGGAACGATGCGCATCAATACTTCCTCGACATTTGTTTTTTTTATGAAGCCGGCTAAACGGCTCTCTTGTACAGCGAATGCCCGTGACGGCTCCTGAGGCGTCCCAGGCAATCGTCCAAGAGTGTAGAGCATGAGTCGTGCCAGGCCAGCAGTAAAAGGCTAACTCTATGATTTATAGGGTGATTAACTTTGTGTGACGAATAATGGCTAGCCTTTGGGTCCGGCAAACCGAATACGTCGAGGCGCCTCGTTCGGAAAACCGAACGCCAAAAAAAGCCCCTGGGCCTTTCGGCGCAGGGGCTTTTGTCGTATCGGGCTGTCAGGCCGCTTCAATCTTGCTGCGATGCTGCTCGACCTTGGACAAGTAACGCTGCACGTTATCCTGCTCTTCGGGGGTAGTGAACAGGCCAAGCTTGGTACGGCGCCACAGGACGTCCTGGGGTTGGGTCGCCCATTCTTCGGCACACAGGTAATCGACTTCGCGGGTGTACAAGCCGCCACCCAGATGCTCACCGAGGTCGGCCTGGGACTGCACGCCTTCCAGCAGGCGCCAGGTACGGCTGCCGTAGGTGGTGGACCAACGACGTGCGATTTCACTCGGTACCCAGTCGAACTTGTTGCGAATGGCTTCGGCCAGGGCTTCTGGCGTGGTCATGTCTTCGCCACCGGGCAAACTTGCCGTGGCCGTCCAGCTTGGGCGCATCTGGGTAAAGTAGGGGGCCAGTTGCGCCATCGCCGACTCTGCGAGCTTGCGATAGGTGGTCAACTTGCCGCCGAATACCGACAGGATTGGCGCCTCGCCCGTGCCGCCGGACAGCGACAGGGTGTAGTCGCGGGTAATGGCCGATGGGTTGTCCGACTCGTCGTTGCACAGCGGGCGCACACCGGAATAAGTGTGGACGATATCATCGCGGCTCAGCTGTTTCTTGAAGTGAGCGTTGACCACCTTGAGCATGTAGTCGGTTTCGCCTTCGGTAATCGCGACTTTCGCCGGGTCGCCGGTGTATTCGCGGTCCGTGGTGCCGATGATGGTCAGGTGATTCAGATACGGAATAGTGAAGACGATCCGCTGGTCTTCGTTCTGCAGGATATGCGCGTGGGCGCCTTCGTACAGTTTCGGCACGATCAAGTGGCTGCCCTGGATCAGGCGGATGCCGTAAGGCGAGTCCAGCTTCAGGTCGTCCTTGATGAACTTGGCCACCCACGGGCCGGCGGCGTTCACCAACGCTCGGGCACGGATCGAGAACAGGCTGCCATCGGCGCGCTCCATGTTCATTTCCCACAGGCCTTTGCTGCGATGAGCACTGACGCAGCGGGTCTGGGTGTGGATGTGCGCGCCTTTTTCGCGGGCGGCCATGGCGTTCAACACCACCAGGCGAGCGTCATCGACCCAGCAGTCGGAGTATTCGAAGCCTTTGGTGATTTCGCTTTTGAGCGGGCTGTCGGGGCCGAACTTCAAGCTTTTCGAGCCGGCCAGTGTTTCGCGCTTGCCCAGGTGGTCGTACAGGAACAGGCCGGCGCGGATCATCCATGCGGGACGCAGGTGAGGACGGTGCGGCAATACGAAGCGCATCTGCTTGACGATGTGTGGGGCCTTCGCCAGCAATACTTCACGCTCGGCCAATGCTTCGCGCACCAAGCGGAATTCGTAATGTTCGAGGTAGCGCAGGCCGCCGTGGATCAATTTGCTGCTGGCAGAAGACGTGTGGCTGGCCAGGTCGTCCTTTTCGCAAAGGA
Proteins encoded in this region:
- a CDS encoding amino acid ABC transporter ATP-binding protein, whose amino-acid sequence is MISIKNINKWYGDFQVLTDCSTEVKKGEVIVVCGPSGSGKSTLIKCVNALEPFQKGDVVVDGTSIADPKTDLPKLRSRVGMVFQHFELFPHLTITENLTIAQIKVLGRSKEEATKKGLQLLERVGLSAHAHKHPGQLSGGQQQRVAIARALAMDPIVMLFDEPTSALDPEMVNEVLDVMVQLAHEGMTMMCVTHEMGFARKVADRVIFMDAGKIIEDCPKEEFFGDINARSERAQHFLEKILQH
- a CDS encoding amino acid ABC transporter permease, with amino-acid sequence MEFDFSGIIPAIPGLWNGMVMTLQLMVMGVVGGIVLGTILALMRLSSSKLLSRVAGAYVNYFRSIPLLLVITWFYLAVPFVLRWITGEDTPIGAFTSCVVAFMMFEAAYFCEIVRAGVQSIPKGQMAAAQAMGMTYSQTMRLIILPQAFRKMTPLLLQQSIILFQDTSLVYTVGLVDFLNSARSNGDIIGRSNEFLIFAGVVYFIISFSASLLVKRLQKRFAV
- a CDS encoding amino acid ABC transporter permease, which produces MNYNWDWSVFFKSTGVGSETYLDWYIAGLGWTIAIAVVAWIIALLLGSILGVMRTVPNRIVSGIATCYVELFRNVPLLVQLFIWYFLVPDMLPQNLQDWYKQDLNPTTSAYLSVVVCLGLFTAARVCEQVRTGIQALPRGQESAARAMGFKLPQIYWNVLLPQAYRIIIPPLTSEFLNVFKNSSVASLIGLMELLAQTKQTAEFSANLFEAFTLATLIYFTLNMSLMLLMRVVEKKVAVPGLISVGGK
- a CDS encoding glutamate/aspartate ABC transporter substrate-binding protein, with translation MRIVPHILGAAIAAALISTPVFAAELTGTLKKINDSGTITLAHRDSSIPFSYIADGSGKPVGYSHDIQLAVVEQLKKDLNKPDLKAKYNLVTSQTRIPLIQNGTADLECGSTTNNAERAQQVDFTVNIFEIGTRLLVKKDKDGKPSYADFADLKGKNVVTTAGTTSERIIKAMNADKQMSMNVISAKDHGESFQMLESGRAVAFMMDDALLAGEEAKAKKPDDWVITGTPQSFEAYACMVRKDDPAFKKAVDDAIVALYKSGEINKIYSKWFESPIPPKGLNLNFPMSDKVKELIANPSDKPAPDVKI
- the glpD gene encoding glycerol-3-phosphate dehydrogenase; this translates as MNPSTLPAPPLAEVYDVAVIGGGINGVGIAADAAGRGLSVFLCEKDDLASHTSSASSKLIHGGLRYLEHYEFRLVREALAEREVLLAKAPHIVKQMRFVLPHRPHLRPAWMIRAGLFLYDHLGKRETLAGSKSLKFGPDSPLKSEITKGFEYSDCWVDDARLVVLNAMAAREKGAHIHTQTRCVSAHRSKGLWEMNMERADGSLFSIRARALVNAAGPWVAKFIKDDLKLDSPYGIRLIQGSHLIVPKLYEGAHAHILQNEDQRIVFTIPYLNHLTIIGTTDREYTGDPAKVAITEGETDYMLKVVNAHFKKQLSRDDIVHTYSGVRPLCNDESDNPSAITRDYTLSLSGGTGEAPILSVFGGKLTTYRKLAESAMAQLAPYFTQMRPSWTATASLPGGEDMTTPEALAEAIRNKFDWVPSEIARRWSTTYGSRTWRLLEGVQSQADLGEHLGGGLYTREVDYLCAEEWATQPQDVLWRRTKLGLFTTPEEQDNVQRYLSKVEQHRSKIEAA